A DNA window from Streptomyces parvus contains the following coding sequences:
- a CDS encoding AI-2E family transporter, translating into MPASKPLLPDSARRAAAWCGVVLLVVGVAAVAIWLVVALKTAVTPVLLALLGTALLGPVHRRLVARRLNRSLAAGLTCAALVAVVGGAGYIVVTALVDSGDQIVASLKDAGQWVVDHFDIAGATDVDDLADNAKGLVEKFGASAAGGLLSGISLIGSLVATGVLALLLTFFFLRDSDRAVNLAHTVAPRGTGDLVEAMGRRAFEAVEGFMRGTTFIALIDAVCITVGLLILDVPGAVGLGALVFVGAYIPYLGAFLSGAVAVLVALADRGFVIALWALGVVLAVQVLEGHVLQPVIQSRTVQMHPAMIMIALTAGASVAGLMGMLLAVPLCAAAFGVLGELRGGGGARPAPPSSSDAPPSPSGA; encoded by the coding sequence GTGCCCGCATCCAAGCCCCTCCTGCCCGACAGCGCCCGCCGCGCCGCCGCCTGGTGCGGTGTGGTCCTGCTCGTCGTGGGCGTCGCCGCCGTCGCGATCTGGCTGGTCGTCGCCCTCAAGACCGCGGTCACCCCGGTGCTGCTGGCCCTGCTCGGCACCGCTCTGCTCGGACCCGTCCACCGCCGGCTCGTCGCGCGCCGCCTCAACCGTTCGCTGGCCGCGGGGCTGACCTGCGCCGCGCTCGTCGCCGTGGTCGGCGGCGCCGGGTACATCGTCGTCACCGCGCTCGTCGATTCCGGCGACCAGATCGTCGCCTCGCTCAAGGACGCGGGCCAGTGGGTCGTCGACCACTTCGACATCGCCGGGGCCACGGACGTCGACGATCTGGCCGACAACGCCAAGGGCCTGGTCGAGAAGTTCGGGGCGAGCGCGGCGGGCGGGCTGCTCAGCGGCATCAGCCTGATCGGTTCGCTGGTGGCGACCGGTGTGCTGGCCCTGCTGCTGACGTTCTTCTTCCTGCGCGACTCGGACCGGGCGGTGAACCTGGCCCACACGGTGGCCCCGCGCGGCACCGGGGACCTGGTGGAGGCCATGGGGCGGCGGGCGTTCGAGGCCGTCGAGGGCTTCATGCGCGGCACCACGTTCATCGCCCTGATCGACGCCGTGTGCATCACGGTGGGTCTGCTGATCCTGGACGTGCCGGGGGCGGTGGGGCTCGGCGCGCTGGTCTTCGTCGGCGCGTACATCCCGTACCTGGGGGCGTTCCTCTCCGGCGCGGTGGCGGTGCTGGTCGCGCTGGCCGACCGGGGGTTCGTGATCGCCCTGTGGGCGCTGGGGGTGGTCCTCGCGGTCCAGGTGCTGGAGGGCCATGTGCTCCAGCCGGTGATCCAGAGCCGTACGGTCCAGATGCACCCCGCGATGATCATGATCGCCCTGACGGCGGGAGCGAGCGTGGCCGGGCTGATGGGCATGCTGCTGGCGGTCCCGCTGTGCGCGGCGGCCTTCGGCGTCCTGGGCGAACTACGCGGGGGAGGCGGCGCCCGTCCCGCCCCTCCCAGCTCGTCGGACGCCCCTCCCAGCCCGTCCGGCGCTTGA
- a CDS encoding pirin family protein produces the protein MPAVTVDNPLTLPKVAASGDAVARPVLAVTTAPSGFEGEGFPVRRAFAGINYRHLDPFIMMDQMGEVEYAAGEPKGTPWHPHRGFETVTYLIDGTFIHQDSNGGGGTIENGDTQWMTAGSGLLHIEAPPESLVLSGGLFHGLQLWVNLPKADKMMDPRYQDIRGGEVQLLASPDGGALLRVIAGELDGHQGPGITHTPITMIHATVRPGAEVTLPWREDFNGLAYVLAGRGTVGAERRPIEMGQTAVFGTGGSLTVRADERQDGNTPDLEVVLLGGRPIREPMAHYGPFVMNSQAELKQAFEDFQAGRLGTVPAVHGM, from the coding sequence ATGCCCGCAGTGACTGTCGACAACCCGCTGACCCTGCCCAAGGTGGCCGCTTCGGGTGATGCCGTGGCCCGTCCCGTGCTCGCCGTCACGACCGCGCCCAGCGGCTTCGAGGGCGAGGGCTTCCCCGTCCGCCGTGCGTTCGCGGGGATCAACTACCGGCACCTCGACCCGTTCATCATGATGGACCAGATGGGTGAGGTGGAGTACGCGGCGGGGGAGCCGAAGGGCACGCCCTGGCACCCGCACCGCGGCTTCGAGACCGTCACGTACCTGATCGACGGGACCTTCATCCACCAGGACTCCAACGGTGGCGGCGGCACCATCGAGAACGGGGACACCCAGTGGATGACCGCCGGCTCGGGTCTGCTGCACATCGAGGCCCCGCCGGAGTCGCTCGTCCTGTCCGGCGGCCTCTTCCACGGCCTCCAGCTCTGGGTGAACCTGCCCAAGGCCGACAAGATGATGGACCCGCGCTACCAGGACATCCGCGGCGGCGAGGTCCAGCTCCTCGCCTCCCCGGACGGCGGCGCGCTGCTCCGGGTCATCGCCGGTGAACTCGACGGCCACCAGGGCCCGGGCATCACCCACACCCCGATCACGATGATCCACGCCACCGTCCGGCCCGGCGCCGAGGTGACCCTGCCGTGGCGCGAGGACTTCAACGGCCTCGCGTACGTCCTGGCCGGGCGCGGCACGGTCGGCGCGGAGCGCCGCCCGATCGAGATGGGCCAGACCGCGGTGTTCGGAACCGGCGGTTCGCTGACCGTCCGCGCGGACGAGCGGCAGGACGGCAACACCCCGGACCTGGAGGTCGTCCTCCTCGGCGGCCGCCCGATCCGCGAGCCGATGGCCCACTACGGACCGTTCGTGATGAACAGTCAGGCCGAACTGAAGCAGGCCTTCGAGGACTTCCAGGCCGGCCGCCTGGGTACGGTCCCCGCGGTCCACGGCATGTGA
- a CDS encoding SseB family protein produces the protein MYGYDQNPGAQQQMGQMGQMGQMGGGYGEQPLYPEPSPPSLADAVRAFTTGSLSAEDFQQIFATSKVYCPRGDNPGFLALHNTQQPVIPMFTTLKELRRYAGKESKYFVITGAEVIDLLPTGYGFVLDMEGDHRMVFDAKAVEQMVDFAMRRMYG, from the coding sequence ATGTACGGCTACGACCAGAACCCTGGTGCTCAGCAGCAGATGGGTCAGATGGGCCAGATGGGTCAGATGGGCGGCGGCTACGGGGAGCAGCCGCTGTATCCCGAACCGTCGCCGCCCTCCCTGGCCGACGCGGTCCGGGCCTTCACCACCGGCTCCCTCTCCGCCGAGGACTTCCAGCAGATCTTCGCGACGTCTAAGGTCTACTGCCCCCGCGGCGACAACCCCGGCTTCCTGGCGCTGCACAACACGCAGCAGCCGGTGATCCCGATGTTCACCACGCTCAAGGAGCTGCGGCGGTACGCGGGCAAGGAGTCGAAGTACTTCGTGATCACCGGGGCCGAGGTGATCGACCTGCTGCCGACGGGGTACGGCTTCGTCCTGGACATGGAGGGTGACCACCGGATGGTCTTCGACGCCAAGGCCGTCGAGCAGATGGTCGACTTCGCGATGCGCCGTATGTACGGGTAG